Proteins encoded within one genomic window of Triticum aestivum cultivar Chinese Spring chromosome 2D, IWGSC CS RefSeq v2.1, whole genome shotgun sequence:
- the LOC123050344 gene encoding putative disease resistance protein At1g50180 — MAESAVSAVVGRIGNLVVRESSLLCSVTGEVEFLKEELERLQGFLKDADKKMRSGNASMAVCVRQLRDASYEAENIIEAAEYVKMRSRLKKGFMGAISRYARLPRKFVALHKVDVQIPGVRRKISAIENSMFNLNIANLSIDESEDIEDNVLIPQNFVDDVVVGFEDECKEIVEKLVDQKNEKLSVVSLVAMGGAGKTTLARKVYNSPRVKEYFNEFAWVTVSQKFKGIDLLNDILKQITGASYELSKATDQIQENEIGKKIHDFLLQRRYLLVLDDVWEADTWEQINRAAKVFPDTNNGSRVLLTTRKKDVAHHIEMPTYVCDVKLMDEEKSWELFKSKALPSYRTYMICNPDKFEEIGRKLARKCAGLPLALAVLGGYLSKNLNVEAWSDLLLGWTSIEEVEVVGHILARSYNDLSNKRRKSCFLYVASFPEDYPITVADLIELWIAECFIPHIARHTMEEMAQRYVTDLAQRNLVQFEFGVAANCMSIQTIRIHDVLRDWCIEEARRDGFLHIIDKTTGQAGASSSDTMTSYRSCFHNFYDDRILQSTPNLRTWIGFGLSEVFLPKLRFLRVLYIENSSLKNLMLIPGCIHLRYLRLRNCHTVTLPSSIGQLLYLQTLDLRGTSLGRSLPITAWAIPTLRHLYLDSGSCGIIKQDPMPLLEKLPCLVVLHLWNYGGPTMHCSAQGFPQLQNLELHFFSTEWTIEVGAMPRLSNLNLLSCGMHKLPQDLLNLQCLKKLETNRWRLKFDNTWKELKKKGCKMCVLVDAS; from the exons ATGGCAGAATCTGCAGTTTCTGCTGTGGTGGGAAGAATTGGTAATCTGGTCGTCAGGGAGTCATCGCTACTTTGTTCAGTCACCGGTGAAGTGGAGTTCTTGAAGGAGGAGCTAGAGAGGCTGCAGGGCTTTCTGAAAGACGCCGACAAGAAGATGAGGTCTGGCAACGCGAGCATGGCTGTCTGCGTCAGGCAGCTCAGAGATGCATCATATGAAGCCGAGAACATTATTGAAGCTGCAGAGTACGTGAAGATGCGAAGCAGGCTGAAGAAGGGTTTTATGGGTGCCATCTCAAGGTATGCTCGTTTGCCGAGAAAGTTTGTTGCCCTTCATAAGGTTGATGTTCAAATTCCTGGTGTAAGGCGTAAAATCAGTGCAATTGAGAATAGCATGTTTAATTTAAATATTGCCAACCTCAGCATCGATGAGTCAGAGGATATTGAGGATAATGTGCTTATCCCGCAGAATTTTGTAGATGATGTTGTTGTTGGTTTTGAGGATGAGTGCAAAGAAATAGTGGAAAAGCTAGTTGACCAAAAGAATGAAAAACTTAGTGTTGTCTCATTGGTAGCCATGGGTGGAGCAGGAAAGACTACACTCGCTAGAAAAGTGTACAATTCACCTAGAGTTAAAGAATACTTTAATGAATTTGCTTGGGTGACTGTATCCCAAAAGTTCAAGGGCATTGATCTACTAAATGATATTCTGAAACAAATAACGGGGGCCAGTTATGAATTAAGCAAGGCAACTGATCAAATCCAGGAGAATGAGATCGGGAAGAAGATCCATGACTTTCTATTACAAAGAAGATACTTGTTGGTTCTTGATGATGTGTGGGAGGCAGACACTTGGGAGCAAATAAATAGAGCAGCTAAAGTCTTTCCAGATACAAATAATGGCAGTAGAGTACTGTTAACCACACGGAAAAAAGATGTTGCGCATCATATTGAAATGCCAACTTATGTTTGTGATGTAAAGCTCATGGATGAAGAGAAATCTTGGGAGCTTTTTAAAAGCAAAGCTTTACCATCATACAGAACGTACATGATATGTAATCCTGATAAGTTTGAAGAAATAGGGAGAAAACTTGCAAGGAAGTGTGCTGGCCTGCCACTTGCACTTGCAGTTCTTGGGGGGTATCTATCGAAGAATCTAAATGTAGAGGCATGGTCAGATTTACTTTTGGGTTGGACATCCATAGAAGAAGTAGAGGTGGTTGGACACATACTAGCTCGGAGTTATAATGACTTGTCAAATAAGAGGCGCAAGTCATGTTTCCTCTATGTTGCTTCCTTCCCGGAGGATTATCCTATAACTGTGGCAGATCTGATTGAACTTTGGATAGCTGAATGCTTCATTCCACATATAGCAAGGCATACAATGGAAGAAATGGCACAGAGGTATGTTACCGATTTGGCTCAAAGAAACTTGGTGCAATTTGAGTTTGGAGTAGCAGCCAATTGTATGTCAATCCAAACAATAAGGATTCATGATGTTCTACGTGATTGGTGTATAGAAGAAGCAAGAAGAGATGGTTTTCTCCATATCATTGATAAAACTACAG GCCAAGCTGGTGCATCATCTTCTGATACCATGACGTCCTATCGTTCTTGTTTTCATAATTTCTATGATGATCGGATTCTCCAGTCAACACCTAATCTCCGAACATGGATTGGTTTTGGACTTTCAGAAGTGTTCCTTCCGAAGCTAAGGTTCCTGAGAGTTCTTTACATAGAAAATTCAAGCCTCAAGAATTTGATGTTAATTCCTGGGTGCATTCACCTAAGATACCTTAGGTTGAGAAATTGTCACACTGTTACACTTCCTTCTTCTATTGGACAACTCCTTTACTTGCAAACTTTAGATCTGAGGGGCACATCTCTTGGCAGAAGTTTACCAATCACCGCATGGGCTATCCCTACCCTAAGGCACCTTTACCTTGATTCTGGATCTTGTGGAATCATTAAACAAGACCCGATGCCACTCCTAGAGAAGCTTCCATGTCTTGTGGTGTTGCATCTATGGAATTATGGGGGCCCGACTATGCACTGCTCTGCCCAAGGATTCCCTCAGCTGCAAAATCTGGAACTTCATTTCTTTAGTACCGAGTGGACGATAGAGGTGGGGGCAATGCCAAGGCTCTCCAACCTGAACCTTCTGAGTTGCGGGATGCACAAGCTCCCCCAGGATCTGCTGAACCTGCAATGCTTGAAGAAGTTGGAAACTAACCGCTGGCGGCTTAAATTTGACAACACATGGAAAGAACTGAAAAAGAAGGGATGCAAG ATGTGCGTTTTGGTGGATGCCTCTTAG